One segment of Streptomyces sp. YIM 121038 DNA contains the following:
- a CDS encoding serine/threonine-protein kinase — MGEVFAGRYELVDPIGRGGVGAVWRAWDQRRRRYVAAKVLQQRNAHTLLRFVREQALRIDHPHVLAPASWAADDDQVLFTMDLVTGGSLAHVIGDYGALPPRFCCTLLDQLLAGLAAVHAEGVVHRDIKPANILLEATGTGRPHLRLSDFGISMRKGEPRLTETDYVVGTPGYFAPEQMLGAEPDFTADLFAVGLVALYLLQGAKPDAKALIEHFAAHGTPGAPRGVPEPLWQVIATLLQPDPQARFRTAAGARKALASATEVLPEPGPDDELVEIFDQLGPLPEGFGPDGPLTPAPKPPPPQPPPPQPPSSQQAASHHAAAQHAAAQHAASQHAAAQHASSQHAAVQHPAAQHSAVQHPASQHTAAPPSASRHTSSQPSASQYAASQHAAPQLPSAQLPAGHQAPPHQPPAHPLGAQQSVSQPRTPPSVPRPPTGQPSVGQPAMAEPATGQPDTGQPPVGHPPLPQLPMTEPSTPQRPATPPPPVPQPATPSTPSAPPASQPLAPPPSLPPHPPMSETGSFHLPPPTQAPPQPPTPPAHTPLPSEPDHAASPRPTAPAEGGLSQVTGSSAQRAYAYAPTSPHTAHPPQVPHPSTPIPGPLAPVEALLSPGRAESAEAPQEEQPSRPRAARSRPTRSHAARRRNGPPVKVALPMLLAALACFAVGFWALFRI, encoded by the coding sequence ATGGGTGAGGTCTTCGCCGGCCGGTACGAACTCGTCGACCCGATCGGCCGCGGGGGAGTAGGCGCCGTGTGGCGTGCCTGGGACCAGCGGCGGCGCCGGTATGTGGCCGCCAAGGTCCTGCAGCAGAGAAACGCCCATACGCTGCTCCGCTTCGTACGGGAGCAGGCACTGCGGATCGACCACCCGCATGTGCTCGCCCCCGCCAGCTGGGCCGCCGACGACGACCAGGTCCTGTTCACCATGGACCTGGTCACCGGCGGCTCGCTCGCCCATGTCATCGGTGACTACGGAGCGCTGCCGCCCCGCTTCTGCTGCACGCTCCTCGATCAGCTCCTCGCCGGTCTCGCCGCGGTGCACGCGGAAGGCGTCGTGCACCGCGACATCAAGCCCGCCAACATACTCCTCGAGGCCACCGGGACGGGACGCCCGCATCTGCGCCTGTCCGACTTCGGCATCTCGATGCGCAAGGGCGAGCCACGGCTGACCGAGACGGACTACGTGGTGGGCACGCCCGGATATTTCGCGCCCGAGCAAATGCTGGGCGCCGAGCCGGACTTCACCGCCGACCTCTTCGCCGTCGGCCTCGTCGCCCTCTATCTGCTGCAGGGCGCCAAGCCGGACGCCAAGGCCCTCATCGAGCACTTCGCGGCACACGGCACCCCGGGAGCTCCCCGGGGCGTGCCCGAGCCGCTGTGGCAGGTCATCGCGACGCTGCTGCAACCCGATCCGCAGGCACGCTTCCGCACCGCCGCGGGGGCGCGCAAGGCGCTCGCCTCCGCCACCGAGGTGCTGCCGGAGCCCGGGCCCGACGACGAGCTCGTCGAGATCTTCGACCAACTGGGGCCGCTGCCCGAAGGGTTCGGCCCCGACGGTCCTCTCACTCCCGCGCCCAAGCCACCACCGCCCCAGCCGCCACCGCCCCAGCCGCCTTCGTCCCAGCAGGCTGCCTCGCACCACGCCGCCGCTCAGCACGCCGCCGCCCAGCACGCAGCCTCGCAGCATGCCGCCGCTCAACATGCCTCCTCGCAGCATGCCGCCGTTCAGCACCCTGCCGCCCAGCACTCCGCCGTTCAGCACCCAGCCTCCCAGCACACCGCCGCTCCACCGTCCGCTTCTCGGCACACCTCGTCTCAGCCGTCCGCCTCTCAGTACGCCGCCTCGCAGCACGCCGCGCCTCAACTGCCCTCGGCTCAGCTGCCCGCAGGCCATCAGGCGCCGCCTCACCAGCCACCGGCCCACCCGCTCGGCGCCCAGCAGTCCGTCTCCCAGCCGCGCACGCCACCGTCCGTACCGCGACCGCCCACGGGGCAACCGTCCGTGGGCCAGCCGGCCATGGCCGAGCCCGCTACGGGCCAACCGGACACCGGCCAACCGCCCGTGGGCCACCCGCCCCTGCCCCAGCTCCCCATGACGGAGCCGTCCACACCGCAGCGCCCCGCCACACCACCCCCACCCGTACCTCAGCCCGCCACACCCTCCACGCCCTCCGCACCCCCCGCGTCTCAACCACTCGCGCCACCGCCGTCGCTCCCTCCGCATCCCCCCATGTCGGAGACCGGCAGCTTCCATCTGCCCCCGCCGACGCAGGCGCCCCCGCAGCCGCCCACTCCCCCTGCGCACACCCCGCTCCCCTCCGAACCCGACCATGCGGCATCCCCCCGCCCGACCGCACCGGCGGAGGGCGGCCTCTCACAGGTCACGGGCTCCTCGGCGCAGCGCGCCTACGCTTACGCGCCTACTTCTCCCCACACCGCTCACCCGCCGCAGGTTCCCCACCCGAGCACCCCGATTCCGGGACCTCTCGCACCGGTTGAAGCCCTGCTGTCGCCAGGGCGCGCGGAGTCGGCGGAGGCGCCGCAGGAGGAGCAGCCCTCGCGCCCCCGCGCCGCCCGTTCCCGACCTACCCGCTCCCACGCGGCCCGGCGGCGCAACGGACCGCCCGTGAAGGTGGCCCTGCCGATGCTGCTCGCCGCGCTGGCCTGCTTCGCGGTGGGATTCTGGGCGCTGTTCCGCATCTGA
- a CDS encoding site-specific integrase: MAYIETKERKDGDSTYVVRWRAGGARTGKRESEPFDDLTSAERFRDLVKGHGEHWPPGWIKGHGFVADRRRQETMFEPFALAYVDRLTGIQGDTRSKYKKEISENMAPWFGPYSVEDGEGSLVRTMVQDWVNDLEAGRLAPLDPRDRKPRTAYAPKTVQNKHGLLSAILQSAVDAEPSLRASNPCAKTRLPRLDGAEDEEEMVFLEREEWAWIHECLKDDAKELGETIAETGFRWGEATALQPRDLRRRNGRPAIRVQRAWKKDEDGKSILGPPKTRKSRRTVVITHKLDRMLRRRAKGLAPDALLFTGPEGGKWDPGTFRRLRWVPAIKLAAEKYGLIKRPRIHDLRHSHASWLIAAKVPLPAIQGRLGHESITTTVDRYGHLLDALDDEVMAAVEWAMDPTAPLPGFLAHSGLAAATDGLPQVPRQHSGLAPQTWKDASAMAQDGTEYDIEPVFVVTLDGREVPFADRQHAQDVADQWNDDHAETTEAMRAEDWPEDKIIRRGAVGPEERDRWTGGGGVWTRMPDREFVHSALASYGPDGDLSYEPLPVISRWAWEFEPDSFTTRAAEFRTEFRPDGSTEAHARGVNKLAVKRAFEQARMDALKVCSQNPNLDSADVTA; encoded by the coding sequence ATGGCCTACATCGAGACCAAGGAACGCAAGGACGGGGACTCCACCTACGTCGTCCGCTGGCGTGCAGGTGGAGCCCGGACCGGAAAGCGGGAGTCAGAGCCTTTCGACGACCTGACCTCGGCTGAGCGGTTCCGCGACCTCGTGAAGGGCCACGGCGAGCACTGGCCGCCGGGCTGGATCAAAGGTCACGGTTTTGTTGCGGATCGACGCCGTCAGGAGACGATGTTCGAGCCGTTCGCCCTCGCCTACGTGGACCGGCTCACAGGTATCCAGGGCGACACCCGCAGTAAGTACAAGAAGGAAATATCCGAGAACATGGCGCCCTGGTTCGGGCCGTACTCGGTGGAGGACGGCGAGGGCAGCCTCGTCCGGACGATGGTGCAGGACTGGGTGAACGACCTGGAGGCGGGACGGCTCGCACCGCTCGACCCCCGCGACAGGAAGCCCCGAACCGCGTACGCACCGAAGACCGTCCAGAACAAGCACGGTCTGCTCTCCGCGATCTTGCAGTCCGCTGTCGATGCAGAACCGTCGCTACGTGCGTCCAACCCGTGTGCGAAGACCCGCCTCCCCCGCCTCGACGGCGCCGAGGACGAGGAGGAGATGGTCTTCCTCGAACGCGAAGAATGGGCCTGGATTCACGAGTGCCTCAAGGACGACGCCAAGGAACTCGGCGAGACCATCGCAGAGACCGGCTTCCGCTGGGGCGAGGCCACGGCGCTCCAGCCCCGGGACCTCCGGCGCCGGAACGGCAGACCCGCCATCCGCGTCCAGAGGGCCTGGAAGAAGGACGAGGACGGCAAGTCCATCCTCGGTCCGCCCAAGACCCGGAAGTCCCGCCGGACGGTCGTCATCACCCACAAGCTGGACCGGATGCTCCGGCGCCGCGCCAAGGGCCTGGCTCCGGACGCCCTCCTGTTCACCGGCCCGGAAGGCGGCAAGTGGGACCCCGGCACCTTCCGCCGGCTGCGGTGGGTGCCCGCGATCAAGCTGGCCGCAGAGAAGTACGGGCTCATCAAGCGACCGCGCATCCATGACCTTCGCCACTCCCACGCGTCGTGGCTCATCGCTGCAAAGGTGCCCCTGCCCGCCATCCAAGGACGGCTTGGCCACGAGTCCATCACCACCACAGTGGACCGCTACGGCCACCTCCTGGACGCCCTGGACGACGAGGTCATGGCCGCCGTCGAATGGGCCATGGACCCGACCGCCCCGCTGCCCGGCTTCCTTGCGCACTCCGGGCTCGCGGCCGCGACGGACGGGCTCCCCCAGGTACCTCGCCAGCACTCCGGCTTGGCCCCGCAGACCTGGAAGGACGCGAGCGCCATGGCACAGGACGGTACGGAGTACGACATCGAGCCCGTCTTCGTCGTCACGCTGGATGGCCGCGAGGTGCCCTTCGCCGACCGTCAGCACGCCCAAGACGTCGCCGACCAATGGAACGACGACCACGCGGAGACGACCGAAGCCATGCGGGCAGAGGACTGGCCCGAGGACAAGATCATCAGGCGCGGCGCCGTGGGCCCGGAGGAACGCGACCGATGGACTGGGGGCGGGGGCGTCTGGACCCGGATGCCGGACCGCGAGTTCGTACACTCCGCCCTGGCGTCGTACGGCCCAGACGGAGACCTCTCGTACGAACCCCTCCCCGTAATCAGCCGATGGGCGTGGGAGTTCGAGCCCGACAGCTTCACCACCAGGGCCGCCGAATTCCGCACCGAGTTCAGACCTGACGGGAGCACCGAGGCTCACGCTCGTGGAGTGAACAAGCTCGCCGTGAAGAGGGCGTTCGAGCAGGCCCGCATGGACGCCCTGAAGGTTTGCTCGCAGAACCCAAACCTGGACTCAGCGGACGTCACGGCATGA
- a CDS encoding DUF4190 domain-containing protein has product MTSSTQQADAPTTEVRNTPARVAFWSAAMGVGLIVAVFMTPMFWLMYGQYYTFFMAVFGIVAIPAGHLGRIRGKRLGGRDRGLALLAIVTGWLLLLCVLLIVLAYAGLMIGLTALFSFAS; this is encoded by the coding sequence ATGACCAGCAGCACACAGCAGGCAGACGCTCCGACCACTGAAGTACGCAACACCCCGGCCCGAGTCGCCTTCTGGTCGGCGGCCATGGGCGTCGGCCTGATCGTCGCGGTCTTCATGACGCCGATGTTCTGGCTGATGTACGGGCAGTACTACACGTTCTTCATGGCCGTGTTCGGCATCGTCGCCATCCCAGCCGGCCACCTCGGGCGTATCCGGGGCAAGCGCCTGGGCGGCCGTGACCGCGGCCTGGCCCTGCTCGCCATCGTGACCGGGTGGCTGCTGCTGCTCTGCGTCCTGCTCATCGTTCTGGCTTACGCCGGGCTGATGATCGGACTCACAGCCTTGTTTAGCTTCGCGAGCTGA
- a CDS encoding DNA-binding protein: protein MDAAQQESTARARELQRNWYGEPLGALFRRLIDDLGLNQARLAGVLGLSAPMLSQLMSGQRAKIGNPAVVQRVQLLQELAGQVADGSVSAAEATDRMDEIKKSQGGSVLTNTTQTTSSSGAPTVKRVVREIQSLLRSVAAAGDIIDAADSLAPTHPELAEFLRVYGAGRTADAVAHYEAHQS, encoded by the coding sequence ATGGACGCTGCACAGCAAGAATCAACCGCAAGAGCACGGGAACTCCAGCGGAATTGGTACGGGGAGCCGCTGGGGGCACTCTTCCGTCGCCTCATTGACGACCTGGGCCTGAACCAGGCGCGGCTGGCCGGGGTGCTCGGCCTGTCCGCGCCCATGCTGTCCCAGCTCATGAGCGGCCAGCGCGCCAAGATCGGCAATCCGGCCGTGGTCCAGCGTGTCCAGCTGCTCCAGGAGCTGGCCGGGCAGGTCGCGGACGGCAGCGTGAGCGCCGCCGAGGCAACCGACCGCATGGACGAGATCAAGAAGTCCCAGGGGGGTTCCGTACTGACCAACACCACCCAGACCACGTCGAGTTCGGGCGCCCCCACGGTGAAGCGCGTGGTGCGCGAGATCCAGTCGCTGCTGCGCTCCGTCGCGGCGGCGGGCGACATCATCGATGCCGCGGACTCCCTCGCCCCGACCCACCCGGAACTGGCAGAGTTCCTCCGGGTGTACGGGGCGGGCCGCACCGCGGACGCCGTCGCCCACTACGAGGCGCACCAGAGCTGA